TTCTTTCATCCCATAAAGGATTGAATCATCAGTCGTTAAGGCATCACCTTTACCAGCTTTTAAGGCTGTAAAAGCTTCTGCATAGTTTTCGAATTCAAGTACTGTTGTATCAGGAGCTTTCTGGCGAATATTTACAGCAGAAGTAGACCCTTTAACAGCAAGCACTTTTGTCCCTTTTTTTAAGTCAGCAAGTCCATGAACTTTACTGCCTTTTTTAACAAGCAATGATTGTCCTGCATTAAAGTAAACATCCGTAAAATCTACTTCTTTTTTACGTTCTTCATTAATGGTCATTGTAGCGACTACCGCATCAACTTTCCCATTATTTAAGAGACCAACCCTAGTTTTTGACGTAACCTCTATGTACTCAGGTTTAACATCATCGCCAAATATTTCTTTAGCAAGTGCTTTTGAAAGGTCAATATCAAATCCTTCTACTTTACCTGTTGATGGGTTCTTCAATCCAAATAAACGAGTGTCATATTTCACGCCAAATACGATTTTCTTATCATCCTTAATGCGTGAAAGAGCATCTTTGCTTTGAGAATCATCCTTACCACCACAACCTGCAAGAACTAAGGCGGCCGTAGTTGAAACTAATGCCATTTTCATGAATTTTTTTAGAAACATTCCATTACCTCCTATTAATGATTTAATATACGACTTAAGAATAATCGAGCCCGTTCTTCACGCGGGTTCTCATAAAACTCAGCCGGAGTTGCTTCTTCTAAAATGCGACCCTCATCCATAAAGACGATTCGGTCGGCAACCTCTCTGGCAAAGCCCATTTCATGAGTCACGACAACCATCGTCATGCCTTCTCTAGCAAGGGCCTTCATAACATCAAGCACTTCACCAATCATTTCAGGATCAAGTGCCGAAGTAGGTTCATCAAAAAGCATAATATCCGGTTTCATCGCAAGCCCGCGAGCAATTGCTACACGCTGTTGCTGACCACCAGAAAGCTGGGAAGGATAAGATTTCGCTTTCTCTAAAATGCCTACCTTTTCAAGAAAATGTTTGGCTGTTTCATCAGCCTTTTCCCTAGATTGACCCAGCGCTTTCATAGGAGCTAGAGTGATATTTTCAAGCACAGTTTTGTGCGGATATAAATAAAAATGCTGAAAAACCATTCCAATATTGCGTCTTAGCTTATTGAGATCTGTTTTTTTATCCCCAACAGAAATCCCACTGACTGTAAGTGTCCCGTCATTAATTGCTTCCAGGTGATTGATACAACGCAACAAAGTACTTTTACCAGAACCAGATGGCCCAATCACTACAACAACTTCACCTTTATTGATTGTGAGATTAATATCTTTCAAGACTTGAAAATCACCATAAAACTTATTTACATGTTTAAATTCAATCATTGCTGACCTCCTGTCCAATATTTTTCAATATGTAATTTGGAGAAATTTGGGAATCAATATTTTATGTGTATGCTTGTTTACATTTTCATATCACGTTTATTTCGTTTTTAGTCTTTTTGGACGAGTCCTTTTGCACTAGAAACATAAAAGAAAAAAACAGTATTGTTCGATGTAAATCAATGGAATTGCTGTTAATTTAAAGAAAAAGGAAGAAGAGAAATATTTCGTAAAATTTCATTAAAAAAATTCAATAATTTACCATATATACCATAAATTTCAATAAATTATTATGTTAAAATTTTCACATACAGGCACTTACAACTACAGTGAAATGGGTGGAGGCGTATATATTAATAAGGGGCAAATCTGTATCGATGTTAAAACCTAAAAAAGACTCGTAGTATTTCTCTAAAAATCAGGCTAAGAGTGTGAAGCTTTAGCTGATTTTATTATCACTATCATCAGCAAAGCGTATTCAAAATGCGCACGCTTTCTATGGAGGACCGGTTAATTAGAAAAGGGAGGCCTATTTATGACACAGTATCATTTTATTTCTTCACCAATACCATTGAAAGATGGTAAATTTGGTGATAATCCTATTTCTCCTAATGTTTATGCCAATGAACTAGATTTTACACATCTATATATGGAGAGAAATTATGACTCAGAAGAAAAAAAGATTTTTAGTTTCTCCAAACACTTCAAATATAAGCATCAAGTATGTATGATGTCTCAACAAGTTCCACTTAAAGGAGAAAA
This genomic interval from Gottfriedia acidiceleris contains the following:
- a CDS encoding transporter substrate-binding domain-containing protein; translation: MFLKKFMKMALVSTTAALVLAGCGGKDDSQSKDALSRIKDDKKIVFGVKYDTRLFGLKNPSTGKVEGFDIDLSKALAKEIFGDDVKPEYIEVTSKTRVGLLNNGKVDAVVATMTINEERKKEVDFTDVYFNAGQSLLVKKGSKVHGLADLKKGTKVLAVKGSTSAVNIRQKAPDTTVLEFENYAEAFTALKAGKGDALTTDDSILYGMKEEDPSFELVGGTFTKEPYGIAVKKGNKDLVEALNKALKNLKASGKYDEIKNKWIKK
- a CDS encoding amino acid ABC transporter ATP-binding protein, with the translated sequence MIEFKHVNKFYGDFQVLKDINLTINKGEVVVVIGPSGSGKSTLLRCINHLEAINDGTLTVSGISVGDKKTDLNKLRRNIGMVFQHFYLYPHKTVLENITLAPMKALGQSREKADETAKHFLEKVGILEKAKSYPSQLSGGQQQRVAIARGLAMKPDIMLFDEPTSALDPEMIGEVLDVMKALAREGMTMVVVTHEMGFAREVADRIVFMDEGRILEEATPAEFYENPREERARLFLSRILNH